The following proteins are encoded in a genomic region of Variovorax paradoxus:
- the ybiB gene encoding DNA-binding protein YbiB, which produces MGISQYIKEIGRGARGAKPLTREQATDLFGQVLDGTVTDLEIGGFCLAMRIKGETPEEMAGFLDATHERLNRLPPADRPLIVLPSYNGARKLPVLTPLLALLLAREGLPVLVHGSATETSRVLASNVLEALDIPMLTAIRKIPSGEVGFAPTELLNPALKRLLDVRRVVGLRNPGHSVVKLMQPTTGPSVVVASYTHPEYARTMAETFELMGMTALLSRGLEGEVVSDPRRTAQIDGFVRGVRSELQAQAAGTSNEVPGLPKEIDVATTADYTRRVLNGELPVPEAIATQVRHITQLAAHA; this is translated from the coding sequence ATGGGAATCAGCCAATACATCAAGGAAATCGGCCGCGGCGCGCGAGGCGCCAAGCCGCTGACGCGCGAACAGGCCACCGACCTGTTCGGCCAGGTGCTGGACGGCACCGTCACCGACCTCGAAATCGGCGGCTTTTGCCTGGCCATGCGCATCAAGGGCGAAACGCCCGAAGAGATGGCGGGCTTCCTCGATGCGACGCATGAGCGGCTCAACCGCCTGCCTCCTGCTGACCGCCCGCTCATCGTGCTGCCGAGCTACAACGGCGCGCGCAAACTGCCGGTGCTCACGCCGCTGCTTGCGCTGCTGCTCGCCCGCGAAGGCTTGCCGGTGCTGGTGCACGGCAGCGCCACCGAAACCTCGCGCGTGTTGGCATCGAACGTGCTGGAGGCACTGGACATACCGATGCTCACAGCCATCCGAAAAATCCCGTCCGGCGAGGTTGGCTTTGCGCCGACCGAACTGCTCAACCCTGCACTCAAGCGGCTGCTCGACGTGCGCCGTGTGGTGGGCCTGCGCAACCCCGGCCACAGCGTGGTCAAGCTGATGCAGCCGACCACTGGCCCCTCTGTGGTCGTGGCAAGCTATACGCATCCGGAATATGCGCGCACCATGGCCGAAACCTTCGAGCTCATGGGCATGACCGCCCTGCTCTCGCGCGGCCTCGAAGGCGAAGTGGTGTCCGACCCGCGCCGCACCGCACAGATCGACGGCTTCGTGCGCGGCGTGCGCAGCGAGTTGCAGGCCCAGGCCGCTGGCACATCGAACGAGGTGCCGGGCCTGCCCAAAGAGATCGACGTCGCGACCACGGCCGACTACACGCGCCGTGTATTGAACGGCGAGCTTCCCGTGCCCGAAGCCATCGCCACGCAGGTCAGGCACATCACGCAACTGGCAGCCCACGCATGA
- a CDS encoding ABC transporter ATP-binding protein, with translation MTAVAAPPPAAVEIVALSKRYAAGTPAAVDQIDLRIASGSYCCLLGPSGCGKSTTLRMIAGHESVTSGDILLDNRNITNLPAAARGTAMMFQSFALFPHLSATDNVAFSLKMKGVGKAERQKRARDLLERVAMGHLAERKPGELSGGQQQRVALARALITEPRVLLLDEPLSALDPFLRIQMRAELRRWQKELGLTFVHVTHSQEEAMALADTMVVMNHGVIEQVGSPHQVYNRPANEFVARFMGGHNVFDTPAGPIAVRNDHMRIIPSSGTGAPGGLAATVTDVEYQGTYVLLGLALQDAAPNRGNVSVLLGEAAFLAIPHAPGDAVRLAWAEADARALGPGAKPPAAREPAPVHEGAVRDDMAALASMPL, from the coding sequence ATGACCGCCGTCGCCGCGCCCCCGCCCGCCGCTGTCGAGATCGTTGCGCTGAGCAAGCGCTACGCCGCGGGCACGCCCGCCGCCGTCGACCAGATCGACCTGCGCATTGCCAGCGGCAGCTACTGCTGCCTGCTGGGTCCCTCGGGCTGCGGCAAGAGCACCACGCTGCGCATGATTGCGGGCCACGAGTCGGTCACCAGTGGCGACATCCTGCTGGACAACCGCAACATCACGAACCTGCCCGCGGCCGCGCGCGGCACCGCGATGATGTTCCAGAGCTTCGCGCTGTTTCCGCACCTGTCGGCGACGGACAACGTGGCCTTCAGCCTCAAGATGAAAGGCGTCGGCAAGGCCGAACGCCAGAAGCGCGCACGCGACCTGCTGGAGCGCGTGGCGATGGGCCACCTGGCCGAACGCAAGCCCGGTGAACTTTCCGGCGGCCAGCAGCAGCGTGTGGCGCTGGCGCGCGCGCTCATTACCGAGCCGCGCGTGCTGCTGCTCGACGAGCCGCTGTCGGCGCTCGATCCGTTCCTGCGCATTCAGATGCGCGCCGAGTTGCGGCGCTGGCAGAAGGAACTGGGGCTGACTTTCGTTCACGTGACGCATTCGCAGGAAGAAGCCATGGCGCTGGCCGACACCATGGTGGTGATGAACCACGGCGTGATCGAACAGGTCGGCTCGCCGCACCAGGTCTACAACCGCCCTGCAAACGAATTCGTGGCGCGCTTCATGGGCGGCCACAACGTGTTCGACACGCCGGCCGGCCCGATTGCGGTGCGCAACGACCACATGCGGATCATCCCGTCGTCGGGCACCGGCGCCCCCGGTGGCCTGGCCGCGACGGTGACCGACGTCGAATACCAGGGCACCTACGTGTTGCTCGGCCTCGCGCTGCAAGACGCCGCGCCGAACCGCGGCAACGTCTCGGTGCTGCTCGGTGAAGCCGCCTTTCTTGCGATCCCCCATGCGCCGGGCGATGCAGTGCGCCTCGCCTGGGCCGAAGCCGACGCGCGTGCTCTCGGCCCGGGTGCCAAACCGCCGGCTGCGCGGGAACCGGCGCCGGTCCACGAAGGCGCCGTGCGCGACGACATGGCCGCGCTCGCCAGCATGCCGCTGTGA
- a CDS encoding type IV pili methyl-accepting chemotaxis transducer N-terminal domain-containing protein, with amino-acid sequence MKRRLFIASSALAAAGARAQVADLNDAINKAGRLRMLSQRASKAYLALVQNVETRNAQQVLDKSIALFEKQLGELKAFAPSPAIRGTYDTLGGAWGDFKRELMGMEPNKEEAAKVVKLDAAVLALANQGTTQYEAASGKPVGRLVNIAGRQRMLSQRMAKFYLAGAMQIDAVGSTAEIAKSRAEFLAALEILRGAPEATPQIRQELVLADAQWMFFNRGLQRLEGAGASPALMSDVFVTSENLLAIMDRVTGLYSDLKT; translated from the coding sequence TTGAAAAGACGACTCTTCATCGCTTCTTCCGCGCTGGCCGCGGCGGGTGCCCGCGCGCAGGTGGCCGACCTCAACGACGCCATCAACAAGGCGGGGCGCCTGCGCATGCTGTCGCAGCGCGCGAGCAAGGCCTACCTGGCGCTCGTGCAGAACGTGGAAACGCGCAATGCGCAGCAGGTGCTCGACAAGTCGATTGCGCTGTTCGAAAAGCAACTGGGCGAGCTCAAGGCCTTTGCGCCGAGCCCGGCCATCCGCGGCACCTACGACACGCTCGGCGGCGCCTGGGGCGACTTCAAGCGCGAGCTCATGGGCATGGAGCCCAACAAGGAAGAGGCCGCCAAGGTGGTCAAGCTCGATGCCGCCGTGCTCGCACTCGCGAACCAGGGCACCACGCAGTACGAAGCCGCTTCGGGCAAGCCCGTGGGCCGGCTGGTCAACATCGCGGGGCGGCAGCGCATGCTGTCGCAGCGCATGGCTAAGTTCTACCTGGCCGGCGCGATGCAGATCGACGCGGTTGGCAGCACGGCCGAGATCGCCAAGTCGCGCGCCGAATTCCTGGCCGCGCTCGAAATCCTGCGCGGTGCGCCGGAAGCCACTCCGCAGATCCGGCAAGAGCTGGTACTGGCCGATGCCCAATGGATGTTCTTCAATCGCGGGCTCCAACGCCTCGAAGGCGCGGGTGCCTCGCCCGCCCTCATGTCCGACGTGTTCGTGACCAGCGAGAACCTGCTCGCCATCATGGACCGCGTGACCGGCCTGTATTCCGACCTCAAAACCTAG
- a CDS encoding ABC transporter permease, producing MSAPTASAHAPSPSVHAVKAWWQAAPFALVFLLFFLIPLALIAMVSLWNFNEYELIPAVTLRNYASLFEGCSQLTDNGDLCVTLNTYLSTFKFCLLVWGITLLVGFSVAYFLAFHVRSSTMQTVLFVLCTVPFWTSNVIRMISWVPLLGRNGLANQGLMGLGVVSQPVEWLLFSDFSVVLAFVHLYTMFMIVPIFNSMMRIDRSLLEAASDAGASGWQTLWNVVVPLSRTGILIGSIFVITIVMGDFVTIGVMGGQQIASIGKIIQVQTSYLQFPLAAANAMILLAVVLMIIWGLTRLVDIRKEL from the coding sequence GTGAGCGCTCCGACCGCCAGCGCGCACGCGCCCAGCCCGTCCGTCCATGCCGTGAAGGCATGGTGGCAGGCGGCGCCGTTTGCGCTGGTTTTCTTGCTGTTCTTCTTGATTCCACTGGCGCTGATCGCGATGGTCAGCCTGTGGAATTTCAACGAGTACGAGTTGATTCCGGCGGTGACGCTGCGCAACTACGCGAGCCTGTTCGAGGGCTGCTCGCAGCTCACCGACAACGGCGACCTGTGCGTCACGCTCAACACCTACCTGAGCACTTTCAAGTTCTGCCTGCTGGTGTGGGGCATCACCCTGCTCGTCGGTTTTTCGGTGGCGTATTTTCTCGCGTTCCACGTGCGTTCATCGACGATGCAGACGGTGCTGTTCGTGCTGTGCACGGTGCCGTTCTGGACCTCGAACGTGATCCGCATGATCTCGTGGGTGCCGCTGCTGGGGCGCAACGGTTTGGCCAATCAGGGGTTGATGGGCCTGGGCGTCGTGAGCCAGCCCGTCGAGTGGCTGCTGTTCTCCGACTTTTCAGTGGTGCTCGCTTTTGTGCACCTCTACACGATGTTCATGATCGTTCCGATCTTCAACAGCATGATGCGCATCGACCGCTCGCTGCTCGAAGCCGCGAGCGACGCGGGCGCCTCGGGCTGGCAGACGCTGTGGAACGTCGTGGTGCCGCTGTCGCGCACCGGCATCCTGATCGGTTCGATCTTTGTCATCACCATTGTGATGGGCGACTTCGTGACCATCGGCGTGATGGGAGGCCAGCAGATCGCATCGATCGGCAAGATCATCCAGGTGCAGACCTCGTACCTGCAATTTCCGCTGGCCGCGGCCAACGCGATGATTCTGTTGGCGGTGGTGCTGATGATCATCTGGGGACTCACTCGGCTTGTCGATATACGCAAAGAACTCTGA
- a CDS encoding ABC transporter substrate-binding protein gives MTDPIDSSAGLQRRTLLQGTAGILATGIAPFVHAQEKIVLRYLGTAVNQDKAIAEKFKADTGIEIQYVAVTTDDVTKRAVTAPNSFDLIDTEFFSLKKIVPTGNLKGIDTRKIKNADKITTLFTKGEVAGKAVGDQGTAPKKVIYLEGEKSKKFAAEPTQFMSLIPTVYNADTLGIRPDLIKRPIGSWAELLNPEFKGKAAILNIPSIGIMDAAMVVEAKGIHKYKDKGNMTKAEIDLTIKTLIEAKKAGQFRALWKDFNESVNLMASGEVVIQSMWSPAVTAVRTKGIACNFQPLKEGYRAWAAGFGLPATLSGKKLDGAYEFINWFLDGWAGAYLNRQGYYSAVLDTAKAKMEAYEWAYWMEGKAASQDIKGPNGDLLAKAGAVRDGGSYEQRMGGIACWNAVMDENEYMVRKWNEFVAA, from the coding sequence ATGACCGACCCCATCGACTCGTCCGCCGGCCTCCAGCGTCGCACCCTGCTGCAAGGCACCGCCGGCATTCTGGCCACGGGCATCGCGCCCTTCGTACATGCGCAGGAAAAGATCGTGCTGCGCTACCTGGGAACCGCGGTGAACCAGGACAAGGCCATTGCCGAGAAGTTCAAGGCCGACACCGGCATCGAGATCCAGTACGTGGCCGTGACCACCGACGACGTGACCAAGCGCGCCGTGACCGCGCCCAACAGCTTCGACCTGATCGACACCGAATTCTTTTCGCTCAAGAAGATCGTGCCCACGGGCAACCTGAAAGGCATCGACACCAGGAAGATCAAGAACGCCGACAAGATCACCACGCTTTTCACCAAGGGCGAAGTCGCCGGCAAGGCGGTGGGCGACCAGGGCACCGCGCCCAAGAAGGTGATCTATCTCGAAGGCGAGAAGTCGAAGAAGTTCGCGGCCGAGCCGACGCAGTTCATGTCGCTCATTCCGACGGTCTACAACGCCGACACGCTGGGCATTCGCCCCGACCTCATCAAACGGCCCATCGGTTCGTGGGCCGAGCTGCTGAACCCCGAGTTCAAGGGCAAGGCCGCGATCCTGAACATTCCTTCGATCGGCATCATGGACGCCGCAATGGTGGTGGAGGCCAAGGGCATCCACAAGTACAAGGACAAGGGCAACATGACCAAGGCCGAGATCGACCTGACGATCAAGACCCTGATCGAAGCGAAAAAGGCCGGACAGTTCCGCGCGCTGTGGAAGGACTTCAACGAGTCGGTCAACCTGATGGCCTCGGGCGAGGTGGTGATCCAGTCGATGTGGTCGCCGGCCGTCACGGCCGTGCGCACCAAGGGCATTGCCTGCAACTTCCAGCCGCTCAAGGAAGGCTACCGCGCCTGGGCGGCCGGCTTCGGCCTGCCGGCCACGCTGTCGGGCAAGAAGCTCGATGGCGCCTATGAATTCATCAACTGGTTCCTCGACGGCTGGGCCGGCGCGTACCTCAACCGCCAGGGCTACTACAGCGCGGTGCTCGACACCGCCAAGGCCAAGATGGAAGCCTACGAATGGGCCTACTGGATGGAAGGCAAGGCCGCCTCGCAAGACATCAAGGGCCCGAACGGCGACCTGCTGGCCAAGGCCGGCGCGGTGCGCGACGGTGGCAGCTACGAACAGCGCATGGGCGGCATCGCCTGCTGGAACGCCGTGATGGACGAGAACGAATACATGGTCCGCAAGTGGAACGAGTTCGTCGCCGCTTGA
- the nirD gene encoding nitrite reductase small subunit NirD codes for MSEWKAICRIDDIPVLGARRVARPVGVAVAVFRNSEDQVFALLDRCPHKGGPLSQGIVFGTSVACPLHNWAIGLDDGCAKSPDEGCTPKFAVKVTEGVVHLDAEELKTHAIDLAPPRAGPGAATAGKLGDETFDVQAPHGS; via the coding sequence ATGAGCGAATGGAAAGCCATCTGCCGCATCGACGACATCCCCGTGCTGGGCGCCCGCCGCGTGGCGCGCCCCGTGGGCGTGGCCGTCGCCGTGTTCCGCAATTCAGAGGACCAGGTGTTCGCTCTGCTCGACCGCTGCCCGCACAAAGGTGGGCCTCTGAGCCAGGGCATCGTGTTCGGCACCAGCGTGGCGTGCCCGCTGCACAACTGGGCCATCGGCCTGGACGACGGATGCGCCAAATCGCCCGACGAAGGCTGCACGCCGAAGTTCGCGGTGAAGGTGACTGAAGGCGTGGTGCACCTGGATGCGGAAGAACTCAAGACGCATGCCATCGACCTGGCCCCGCCTCGCGCAGGCCCCGGCGCCGCAACGGCCGGCAAGCTGGGCGACGAGACCTTCGACGTGCAGGCGCCGCACGGCAGCTAG
- the cobA gene encoding uroporphyrinogen-III C-methyltransferase, with amino-acid sequence MNALTSSFTAGSCTLVGAGPGDPELLTIKAVKAIQAATVLLVDDLVSESILASYARPGARIVHVGKRGGCKSTPQAFIERLMITAVREGETVVRLKGGDPFIFGRGGEEVEHLREAGIECTVINGITAGLAAVTSLGVPLTHRDHAQGVVFVTGHAKTGASAHEDATAWRALAATAHSARLTLVIYMGVAGAGHIERELLQGLPGDTPVAVIQHASLPQQRHVTATLDRLQACIADAGLASPAVIVVGDVLRGLAAAALPVDSDAGWFGT; translated from the coding sequence ATGAACGCACTCACATCCTCATTCACCGCCGGAAGCTGCACGCTGGTGGGTGCCGGCCCCGGCGACCCCGAATTGCTGACGATCAAGGCCGTGAAGGCGATCCAGGCCGCGACCGTGCTGCTGGTGGACGACCTCGTGAGCGAAAGCATCCTCGCCTCCTATGCCCGGCCCGGCGCGCGCATCGTGCACGTGGGCAAGCGCGGCGGCTGCAAGAGCACGCCGCAGGCGTTCATCGAACGGCTCATGATCACCGCGGTGCGCGAAGGCGAAACGGTGGTCCGGCTCAAGGGCGGCGACCCGTTCATCTTCGGCCGCGGCGGCGAAGAGGTCGAGCACCTGCGCGAAGCCGGCATCGAGTGCACGGTGATCAACGGCATTACCGCCGGCCTTGCCGCGGTGACTTCGCTCGGCGTACCGCTGACCCACCGCGACCATGCCCAGGGCGTGGTGTTCGTCACCGGCCACGCCAAGACGGGCGCCAGTGCGCATGAAGACGCCACCGCCTGGCGCGCGCTGGCCGCCACCGCGCACAGCGCACGGCTCACGCTGGTGATCTACATGGGTGTGGCGGGCGCGGGCCACATCGAGCGCGAACTGCTGCAGGGCCTGCCTGGCGACACGCCAGTGGCAGTCATCCAGCACGCGAGCCTGCCGCAGCAGCGGCACGTCACGGCCACGCTCGACCGGCTGCAAGCCTGCATTGCCGACGCCGGACTCGCGAGCCCCGCGGTCATCGTCGTGGGCGATGTGCTGCGCGGGCTGGCCGCGGCGGCATTGCCGGTGGATTCGGACGCCGGCTGGTTCGGCACCTGA
- a CDS encoding nitrate reductase: protein MEETRSTCPYCGVGCGVIIESDGAQITGVRGDPDHPANFGRLCTKGSTLHLTATATVTRQTRLLQPMRRAARGAEPMPIAWDGALDGAVDKFAQVIRDHGPDAVGFYVSGQLLTEDYYVFNKLAKGLIGTNNIDTNSRLCMSSAVAGYKQTLGADAPPACYDDLKHASCLFIVGSNAAWAHPILFRRIEDAKAANPELKIIVADPRRTDTVEIADLFLPIQPGTDVMLFNGMLHLMLWEGWIDNRYIAAHTSGFDALKTTVRECTPDKVAQICGISKDDLLTAARMFATSPATLSLYCQGLNQSSSGTAKNAALINLHLATGQIGKPGAGPFSLTGQPNAMGGREVGGLANLLSAHRDLANPVHRAEVAALWNLPSVPEKPGKTAVEMFQAAADGEIRALWIACTNPAQSMPDQATVRRALERAEFVVVQEAFSTTSTCAFADLLLPATTWGEKEGTVTNSERRISRVRPAVTAPGEARHDWSIAVDFARRLEQRLGRPATLFPYDSAERVWNEHRESTRGRDLDITGMSYAMLDTAGPQQWPLKEGETTGRVRLYEDGVFPTPDGRARFVDTVYKPVAEAREARYPFSLNTGRLRDQWHGMSRTGTVGRLFGHVAEPVVQMNAQDMARRQLKDGDLVHLTSKRGSILLPARASAEIGLSQAFVAMHWGEEYLSGCSSTGTPLAGINALTTSAYCPTSKQPELKHTPVKILKAELPWSLLAMAWLPPDAALAAHQALKPLMAMFPFATCVPFSGNTPGEERSGILFRAAAHDAPADELIDRIEGLLGLRGSDALRYADQRRGQRRVARLVRRADGNAGLEAFLLGGDTSAEAWIGTLLREEIPAQTYGRLLLSPGARAPVAVQSRGQPICTCFNVTDLAIRAELGRCNGTPEERLASLQGTLKCGTNCGSCLPELKRMVRATPSEAMAEAP, encoded by the coding sequence ATGGAAGAAACTCGCTCCACCTGCCCCTACTGCGGCGTGGGCTGCGGTGTGATCATCGAGTCCGACGGCGCGCAGATTACCGGCGTGCGCGGAGACCCCGACCACCCGGCCAACTTCGGGCGCCTTTGCACCAAGGGCTCGACACTGCACCTCACGGCCACGGCCACGGTCACGCGCCAGACACGGCTGCTGCAGCCGATGCGGCGCGCCGCGCGCGGTGCCGAGCCGATGCCCATCGCGTGGGACGGCGCGCTCGACGGCGCGGTCGACAAGTTCGCGCAAGTCATCCGCGACCATGGCCCCGACGCCGTGGGCTTCTATGTCTCGGGCCAGCTACTGACCGAGGACTACTACGTCTTCAACAAGCTCGCCAAGGGGCTGATCGGCACCAACAACATCGACACCAACTCGCGCCTGTGCATGAGCAGCGCGGTGGCCGGCTACAAGCAGACGCTGGGCGCCGATGCGCCGCCGGCCTGCTATGACGACCTGAAGCACGCGAGCTGCCTTTTCATCGTGGGCAGCAATGCCGCGTGGGCGCACCCCATTCTGTTTCGCCGCATCGAGGACGCGAAGGCCGCCAACCCCGAACTGAAGATCATCGTGGCCGATCCGCGCCGCACCGACACGGTGGAAATCGCCGACCTGTTCCTGCCCATCCAGCCCGGCACCGACGTCATGCTGTTCAACGGCATGCTGCACCTGATGCTGTGGGAAGGCTGGATCGACAACCGCTACATCGCCGCCCACACCAGCGGCTTCGACGCACTGAAGACCACGGTGCGCGAATGCACGCCCGACAAGGTGGCGCAGATCTGCGGCATCTCGAAGGACGACCTGCTCACCGCGGCGCGCATGTTCGCGACCTCGCCCGCCACGCTGAGCCTCTACTGCCAGGGCCTCAACCAGTCGTCGAGCGGCACCGCGAAGAACGCGGCGCTGATCAACCTGCACCTTGCGACCGGCCAGATCGGCAAGCCTGGCGCGGGCCCGTTCTCGCTCACCGGCCAGCCCAATGCGATGGGCGGGCGTGAAGTGGGCGGCCTGGCCAACCTGCTGAGCGCGCACCGCGACCTGGCCAACCCTGTGCATCGCGCGGAAGTGGCGGCGCTGTGGAACCTGCCCTCGGTCCCCGAGAAGCCCGGCAAGACCGCAGTCGAGATGTTCCAGGCCGCGGCCGATGGCGAGATCCGCGCGCTGTGGATTGCCTGCACCAATCCGGCCCAGTCGATGCCCGACCAGGCGACGGTACGCCGCGCCCTTGAGCGCGCCGAATTCGTCGTGGTGCAGGAGGCTTTTTCGACCACCTCGACCTGCGCCTTCGCCGACCTGCTGCTGCCAGCCACCACCTGGGGCGAGAAGGAAGGCACCGTGACCAACAGCGAGCGCCGCATCTCGCGCGTGCGCCCCGCGGTGACGGCACCGGGCGAGGCGCGCCACGACTGGTCGATTGCCGTCGATTTCGCGCGCCGGCTCGAACAGCGGCTCGGCCGCCCGGCCACGCTGTTTCCATACGACTCCGCCGAACGGGTGTGGAACGAGCACCGCGAATCGACGCGGGGCCGCGATCTCGACATCACCGGCATGAGCTACGCCATGCTCGACACGGCCGGCCCCCAGCAATGGCCGCTGAAGGAAGGCGAAACCACCGGCCGCGTCCGCCTCTACGAAGACGGCGTTTTCCCCACGCCGGACGGCCGCGCGCGCTTCGTCGACACGGTCTACAAGCCGGTGGCCGAGGCGCGCGAGGCACGCTATCCGTTCTCGCTCAACACGGGCCGTTTGCGCGACCAGTGGCACGGCATGAGCCGCACCGGCACGGTCGGCCGCCTGTTCGGCCATGTGGCCGAGCCGGTGGTGCAGATGAATGCGCAAGACATGGCGCGCCGGCAACTGAAAGACGGCGACCTGGTGCACCTCACCTCCAAGCGCGGCTCCATCCTGCTGCCCGCCCGCGCCAGCGCCGAGATCGGACTGAGCCAGGCTTTCGTCGCCATGCACTGGGGCGAGGAATACCTGAGCGGCTGCTCGTCGACCGGCACGCCGCTGGCGGGCATCAACGCGTTGACCACGTCGGCCTACTGCCCCACCTCGAAGCAGCCGGAGCTCAAGCACACGCCGGTCAAGATCCTCAAGGCCGAGTTGCCGTGGTCGCTGCTCGCGATGGCCTGGCTGCCGCCCGACGCGGCGCTGGCCGCGCACCAGGCGCTCAAGCCGCTGATGGCGATGTTTCCGTTTGCCACCTGCGTGCCGTTCTCGGGCAATACGCCGGGCGAAGAACGCAGCGGCATCCTGTTCCGCGCCGCCGCGCACGACGCGCCGGCCGACGAGCTCATCGACCGGATCGAAGGCCTGCTCGGCCTGCGCGGCAGCGACGCCCTGCGCTACGCCGACCAGCGGCGCGGCCAGCGCCGCGTGGCGCGGCTGGTGCGGCGCGCCGACGGCAACGCCGGCCTCGAAGCCTTTTTGCTGGGCGGCGATACGAGTGCCGAAGCCTGGATCGGCACCCTGCTGCGCGAAGAAATTCCAGCGCAAACCTATGGCCGTTTGCTACTGTCCCCGGGCGCCCGCGCGCCGGTGGCGGTGCAGTCCCGCGGGCAGCCGATCTGCACCTGCTTCAACGTGACCGACCTGGCGATCCGGGCCGAGCTGGGCCGCTGCAACGGCACGCCCGAAGAACGGCTGGCTTCGCTGCAGGGCACGCTGAAATGCGGCACCAACTGCGGCTCCTGCCTGCCGGAGCTCAAGCGCATGGTCCGGGCGACGCCTTCCGAGGCAATGGCGGAAGCCCCATGA